The sequence GTTCCCGGGCCTCACGTTCGACAACTACACGCCCGAGCACACGGTCAAGAACGGCGACGTCCTGAACCTCGCGGGCTTCACCATCAACGTCATCGGCACGCCCGGCCACAGCCCGGACCACGTGACGTACAGCATCCCGGCCGAGAAGGCGATCTTCTCCGGCGACGTCCTGTTCAAGGACTCGATCGGCCGCACGGACCTCCCGGGCGCCGACCACGCGACCCTGATGGCGAGCATCCAGAAGCTCCTCGACAGCCTGCCCGACGAGACCGGCGTCCTGCCCGGCCACATGGAGCCGACGACGCTCGGCCGCGAGCGCCTGTCGAACCCGTTCCTGAACGAGCTCGCGCGCCCGTGAGCAAGAAGATCCAGGCTCCGCGCGGCACGTACGACGTGCTGCCCGACCTCGCGGGGGAACGCGCCGGGCTCGAGTCGACCGCGGGGAAGATCCTCGGTCGCGCCGGCTACGGCCGCATCGAGACGCCCACCTTCGAGGCCACGCAGCTGTTCAGCCGCACGGTCGGC comes from Solirubrobacter pauli and encodes:
- a CDS encoding MBL fold metallo-hydrolase, translated to MEARWLTVGPVQENTWIARQEGADKALLIDPGDEPEKLLNALEELGTTPEAILITHCHFDHVGAVKAMAEATGAPVYCPAGEVFMLEDINSFAFPGLTFDNYTPEHTVKNGDVLNLAGFTINVIGTPGHSPDHVTYSIPAEKAIFSGDVLFKDSIGRTDLPGADHATLMASIQKLLDSLPDETGVLPGHMEPTTLGRERLSNPFLNELARP